From Vitis vinifera cultivar Pinot Noir 40024 chromosome 5, ASM3070453v1, the proteins below share one genomic window:
- the LOC100852733 gene encoding small ubiquitin-related modifier 2, which yields MPQPAKRPLDQSTIEVKVKSQDGRQLYFRINRSTPLQRLLVAYCQQINIDYKTMQFVYNGNRVTAKQTPEQLGMEDGDEIDALTHQMGGGCRAF from the exons ATGCCTCAACCAGCCAAGAGGCCCCTGGATCAGTCCACTATCGAAGTCAAAGTGAAGAGTCAG GACGGGCGTCAGCTGTATTTCAGGATCAATCGCTCTACCCCATTACAGAGGCTCTTGGTTGCGTATTGTCAGCAAATAAATATTGATTACAAAACTATGCAGTTCGTCTACAATGGTAACCGTGTGACTGCAAAACAAACTCCCGAGCAA CTTGGTATGGAAGACGGCGATGAAATTGATGCCTTGACGCACCAGATGGGAGGTGGCTGCAGGGCATTCTGA